The window CCGTTCTTCCAGTTCATTATTTACTTCAACCAGCTGCTCTTCTGCTGCCTGCAATTCTTCCAGTGCAGTGGCTAATTCATTGTTCTTTTCCTGCAGTTCCTCTAATATCGCACCATGTTCTTCCTCTTTCAGGTCTATATACAAGCTGAAGGCAAACTGTTCTACCTGAGCATAAAGATGATCCAATTCCTTTGCAATGGCTGAAGCTTCGGTCACATCTGTTGTAAAGCGGTGTAAAAAGCTTAATAAGAGTTGTTTTCGTACATGATAGACAAGTACTAAATCAGCTGCTGCTACGCCACTCCTTGGAATAATGGGAAGTGTATCTTTTCTCCATTTGCGCAAACCATCTTTTGCATCCTCCAGTACCGTTTGTTTCTCCAGTTGATGAAGGAAAGTTTTCAGGCTTTCTTTTACCAAGGCAAGAAAATCCTGCTCGCTAAGGTGAGCAAACGACTTTAATATGGGTAGATCCATTTGCCTGGCTAAAACAATGTTTGCTTCAGCTGCTTCCTGTAAATGATGATCTAAAAGAAAAGCTCCGAATCTTTTCAAGTAGGGTAAATTCTTGTCAGGAATTGAAAAATTGGTAGTTGAATGCATCGTAGAGATAAGTGCCTACTAAATGGAATGCAAGAAAAGTTTAGTAGTAAATGTAACAGAACATTAATAATAGAGTTGCAGCATGTTGTATTTGTGCCTGAAGCTGCCCCATTTGACTTTCTAAAAGACGTTTTACCGATGTAGCATGGAAGCTTTTTCCATATCTGGTAGCGTAGCCAAGCTGATTTAGCCTTTGCGCTATGTGACGAAGAGAAGCACCTTCCCTTTTAAGCAATCGAGCCATTTCACCAGCCTTAATATTATGTTCATTAGTGAGTGCGTTTGTTCTCACTGCTTCTATTCCTTTTAGTTGAGCCGCCTGGGTTAGGTTCTTTGGATTACCCAATAAAAAGCCTTGGGCTTTTTTGCTCTCTAGTGCAGACTTCGTTCTTTCGGAATTCATCTTCCTTTCCTTCTCTGCCAGGGCAGCAAATAGGTGTACCGTGAAGTGATCTGCTTCGGGTAGATCGCATGCCTTAAAATGGACTTTGGATTCCAAGAGGGAAGAAATAAAAAATATATTCCGACTAAGACGATCCAGCTTGGCGATCACTAGTAGGGCCTGATGCTTTTTGGCATGCACGATCGCTTTCATCAGCTCAGGCCGCGAGATATTCTTACCCGATTCCACATCAGTAAATTCAGAGAGGATATCCCCTTCCCTACAGAATTGTTCGACTGTTCTTTTTTGGGCTTCAAGTCCAATTCCTGACTGTCCCTGCTTTTGGGTTGACACCCGGTAATAGGCAACGTAATTCTTCATGCTGGACTAAAAGTAATGATTATTTGCAGGTGTTACAATCCTTGAACGAGCGTTCAAGGATTGTAACAGTAATACAAAATGTTTACCATTTGCAAACTTTTCTTGTTCTTGTTTACAAAGTGTAAACTATATTGCCTAACTTTGCAAAGTGTAAACTTTACAGATGTAGTTTACGTTTTGTAAACAACTGATAATAGATAACCAAAATAGGAGAAACCGTAGCAATGAAGAACATTGTTGCTATTGTCAACATTAGAGCATTCTACCAAAAGCATCCGGACTCGAAAGAATCATTACTGACATGGTTGGACGTGACAAGGAAAGCGCAGTGGAAGAATCCCCATGATGTGAAGCAGAGTTTTAACAGTGCTGACCCGATAGCGAATAGCAGAGTGGTCTTCAACAATGCAAGAAATAAGTACAGGCTGATTGCCAAAATTAATTATCAGATGCAGTGGGTGTTCATTTGTTTTATAGGCACTCACCAGGAATATGATCAAACAGATGCAACAACTGTTTGCATCTACTGATCATAGAAATTTAAAGAAGACGATCCCCCGGCAGCAGGCCAAGGATATTAACCAGACTACTTACCACATTTTTAAATTACAATTCAACATGGTTACTGTAAATGCTATTCATACCAAACAAGGTTACAAGGCAGCTCTTAAGAGATTAAATGAAATCTTTGATGCTCAGCCAGGTACTGCAGAGGGTGAAGAAGCAGAAGTATTAATTTTACTAATTGAGAAATACGAAGCTGAAAATTTTCCTGTTGAGTATCCAAATCCTATTGAGGCGATCAAGATCCGCATGGAAGATCTTGGGTTACAGGATAAAGATCTAGTTGAGGCTATGGGCAATAAAAGTTCTGTAAGCCTTGTGCTAAACCGCAAAAGACCACTTACACTTGATATGATCAGAAATCTATCTGATTTACTAGGTCTCTCTGTTGAGCTGTTAATTCAACCTTATGAGCTCAATAATGATAAACTGCAGCACGCATAACTACTATATACTCACAAAACGAACCAGCTGTATAAGCTGGTTTTTTTTATTTTACAATTACACTTAAACATTCGTTTTTGTGTAATGTGATTATTTTAAAATCACCTTCTGACAATACTATTTGACTAGGAAAAGTTTAGGAACTAATTGGTTGCTTGCCTTATTTAACAACTCATAAGCTACCCTAATAAAACCTTCATTATTTTGTCTCATAAAACGGTCGTTTTTATGTAATTGCAAAATAGGGGTATCATGGCCGTGGAAACAGTTAGATATGACTAACTCCTCAATTTTGAAAGCAAGTATATAAATTATATAAAGAGCTTCAAGAGCTAAATAGAAATGCTTGGAGCGGTGATTAGATAAGTCAAAGTCGGATCACTTACGATTA of the Flammeovirgaceae bacterium 311 genome contains:
- a CDS encoding transcription regulator with HTH domain (COG5499 Predicted transcription regulator containing HTH domain), producing the protein MQQLFASTDHRNLKKTIPRQQAKDINQTTYHIFKLQFNMVTVNAIHTKQGYKAALKRLNEIFDAQPGTAEGEEAEVLILLIEKYEAENFPVEYPNPIEAIKIRMEDLGLQDKDLVEAMGNKSSVSLVLNRKRPLTLDMIRNLSDLLGLSVELLIQPYELNNDKLQHA
- a CDS encoding resolvase, N-terminal (COG1961 Site-specific recombinases, DNA invertase Pin homologs) translates to MKNYVAYYRVSTQKQGQSGIGLEAQKRTVEQFCREGDILSEFTDVESGKNISRPELMKAIVHAKKHQALLVIAKLDRLSRNIFFISSLLESKVHFKACDLPEADHFTVHLFAALAEKERKMNSERTKSALESKKAQGFLLGNPKNLTQAAQLKGIEAVRTNALTNEHNIKAGEMARLLKREGASLRHIAQRLNQLGYATRYGKSFHATSVKRLLESQMGQLQAQIQHAATLLLMFCYIYY
- a CDS encoding hypothetical protein (COG4680 Uncharacterized protein conserved in bacteria), producing MKNIVAIVNIRAFYQKHPDSKESLLTWLDVTRKAQWKNPHDVKQSFNSADPIANSRVVFNNARNKYRLIAKINYQMQWVFICFIGTHQEYDQTDATTVCIY